In Corynebacterium sp. P4-C1, the sequence CTCTTCGACATCGTCGGGCACTCCGCCGCCGCCGCTGTCTTGCGCACAGTGCTCGGCCCAGAACCCGGATGGCCGTGGCCGATTGAACTGACCGTGCGCTACGCCCTCACCGATTCCGGCTTGGAATCGACAATGACCGCCGTGAACCTCGCCGATGAACCGGCGCCGTGCGCCCTCGGCGTGCACACCTACCTCGACGCGCAAGGGGCACCGCTGGACGAGTGCGTTCTGCACCACACCATCGCCGAGCGCCAGCCGGTGAACGAGCGCCTCGTTCCCGCCGGGGCCCGCGAGCCCTGGTCACACAGCCCCATCCCCATGCGCGGAACGCAGCTCGACGACACCGGCTACGACCCCCTCAACCGCCCCCGCCTCGCCCGGCTTGTCGACGCCTCCGGCACCGGCGTCGAACTGACCGCCACACCGAATATGCCGTGGACCCAGCTGTTCACCTCGCCGCAGCGGCACCTGGCAGTGGAACCGATGACTGATCCCCCGGATGCGCTGAACACCGGCGAGGACCTCGCCGTCCTCGACCCCGGCGGGGAGCTCGAGGTGGGGTGGTCGGTGCGGGCGGTCGGCGGGAGCGGTCGGCAGGAGCGGTCGGCGGGAGTAGTCGGCGGCGCGCGCATGAACTGAACTGCACGAACTGAACCGCATGGATATTCCTGCATCAACGCGGTGACGCGCGCCGCCTCGACTCGAAAACCCGAAACACACTCGATTCATGTGGTCCAGTCCATGCCGTTCAGTTCATGCGGACACCGGCACAGAGCTACGCGAGCCGGCAGCGCATGCTGCGGAAGCGCGAGAAGCCCGGCAAGCGTGCCTGACGCGGCGCCCGCCTACGCCGCCGGCGCGTTCTTCGACTGGCGGCGGAAGATTCCCACGAAGACGACCACGAGCAGGCCGATCGCGATCCAGTTGGCCACCTTCGCGTACTGCTCGAGCACGTACACGACGGGGTGGCCGATCATCCAGCCGAGCCAGAAGTACAACAGCGTCCACGCCAGTTTGGCCAGGAAGTCCAGCACGAGCATCTTCTTCACCGACATGCCCGTGGCACCGGTGAGCACGAGCACCACGAATTTGATCGGCAGCGGAATGGGCAGATACGCCAGAAAGACGGCCAGCCAGCCGAGTTTGTGGAACCAGCCCTCCACGCGCGCGATGTTCTTGCCCATGCGTTTGGAGTTCTCCGCCTGCACGTCGAGCATGCCGCGGCCCCAGAGTTTGCCGCCCCACCAGTAGACCCAGTCGAATTTGATGGCCATCAGGGTGCCCAGGAGCACGTACCAGATCCAGCCGGAGGCCTCCCCCTCCGAGACAAGCGCGCCCGTGGAGGCGGCACCGACGCGCGAGCCGGTCAGCGCCAGCAGGATCGGCGGTTCCAGGCCGAGCAACCACGCGCGGAACGGGATGAGGGCCATGCCGAAGATGCCTACGAAGCCGAACCAGCCGAGGCACCAGTAGTCCTCTTTGGTGGGCTTGGTGTTCCACGGCATGCCGGGCTCTTCCCACCATTCGCGTTCGGCTTCGTTCGCGGAGGGCGTGTCCGTCACCGTTTCGGGGCCGGCGTCAGGTTCGTGTCCGGGCAACGGCTGGGTTTCATCTCGGCTGTCGTGCGACATGGTTCATAAACCTACCGCGTCGACGCCACAGAGTCTCAGCGTCTCAGTGCCTCAGAGTCTCAGTGCGCGAGCTTCCGCGCCACCCCGCGCGCGTGCGCGATCACCGCGGGCACACCGACACCGCCAGCCCAGGCACCGGTCACGGAGATTCCGTCGACAGCGGCAAGTCGCTTATCGACGTCCCCCACCGTCGCCACATGCTTCTCGTCGAAACGCGGGAGACCGCCGAACCAGCGCTGCACGTAGATTTCCTCCAGACCTGCCCCGCGGCCGTCGAAACCGGTGATGGTCTGCAGGTCGTCGAGCGCCCAGTCCACGAGATCGTCTTCGCTGGCGCGGATGGCGATGTCGTCACCGAAGCGACCGAAGCTGGCGCGGACCAGCGCCCCGCCGCGTTCCGCCAGGTGAGGCCATTTGCGGGAGGAGAAGGTGAACGCCTTCGTCCGCACGTCTTCGGCGCCGGTGGCCACCAGCACACCGGAGTTCTCCGGTAGTCCTTTATCGGTGGCGAACCGCATGCCTACCACGGCCGAGTTGGCCAGCTTCACCGTCGACAACGACTGGGAAGCCTCCGGCGCGATCTGTTTCAGCAGCAACGCCGCCGTCGGCGCAGGAACCGCGAGCACGACGTGGTCGTAGCCAGTGTCTTCCCCGCCCTTGAGACGGAAGCTGCCGGTGCTGCCGGTGCTGTTCTCGCTGTTTGTGCTGTTGTTCTCCCCGCTCTCGGTGTCGACCCGTTCAATTCCGGAGATGAACGCGTCGATGTAGATGTCCGCGCCGGATTTCTCCGCGAGGGTCTCGTAGACCTCCTGGTAGCCCTCACGGAAGGCGTTGAAGACGGCGCCGTGGCCGGTGGGCAGCTCCTTGCGCTTCGCGGCCTGCTGCTCCTCCAAATTCTTCACTGCGGTGGACAGGTGGACCGTCCGGCCCTCCGATTCGGCGGCCAACCGGTCGAATTCCGCCGCCAGCTGCGGAATTGTCGCGCGCACACCGAGATCGTCAGCCGTGCAGGAATACACGCCGCCGAGCAAGGCAGACACGATATTGTCCACGACCTCGTCGCCGTAGCGCTCACGCACCAGCGCGCCGACATTCAGGTCCCCTTCCGCGGGCCAGGTGAAGCCGGGGCGGGTGGATTCGTCGTCGATACGCTTCGCTGTTTCTTCCGAGACCAAATGCGCGACGGTCTCCGATGAGCCGGGGATGCCCATGATGCCGCCGGTGGGCAGCTGGCGTGCCTCGGCGTCGACCCACACGAGCGAGCGCAGACCGGACGGCTCCACGAGCGAATCTTCCAGGCCGAGTTCTGTGAAGAAGTCCACGGCATCTTGGCGCCGCGCCATGAACGCCTCAGCGCCCATGTCCGTCGGGCCGCCCTCGAAGGCGACGGTGTGCAACTTGCCGCCGATCCTGTCGGTGGCCTCGTACACGTCGACTTCTGCGTCCGTGCCACGCAGCTCGTAGGCCACGGTGAGCCCGGCAAGACCAGCCCCGATGATCGCAATTTTCACGCCGTTACGCCTCCTCGTGGATGATGTGGACGGCTTCGGTGATCGCTTCCGCGTCGGTCTCCGGCATCACGCCGTGGCCGAGGTTGAAAATGTGTCCGGTGGCTGTGCCGGCATCGATCGCGCGGGCCGCCTCCGCCTTGATCCGGGCGACCTCCTCGCGGACGACACCCTCGCCGGCGAACAACAGCGCCGGGTCAAGGTTGCCCTGCAGCACACGCGGGGATGCGAAACGCTCCGCGGCGCGGTCGAGCGGAACTCTCCAATCGACGCCCATCACCTCACTGCCCGCCTCCGACATAGCGCCGAGCAGCTCACCCGTGGCCACACCGAAGTGGATGCGCGGGATCTCCCCTTGGACCGTCTCCAGGATCTCCGTGGAGTACGGAAGCACGTGACGGCGGTAATCCGCCTCGGTGAGAAAGCCCGCCCAGGAATCGAAAAGCTGCATCGCGTCGATGCCCGCCTCCACCTGTGTGCGCAGGAACGCCGTGATGGTGGGAATCAGGCGGCGCATTAGCTCGTGCCACGTGTCCGGGTCGCCGTGCATCATGGCCTTGGTTTTCTCGTGGTTCTTGCTCGGCCCGCCCTCGACCAGGTAGCTCGCCAACGTGAAAGGTGCGCCGACGAAGCCGATCAGCGCCTGGGTGTCGCTCAGCTCGTCCAGGATGTGGCTGATCCCCTGCGCGACTTCCTCGACCTCGTGGTCGAGGACCGCCAGATTGGCCACGTCCTCCTTGGTGCGCACCGGCTGCGCCAGCACCGGGCCGCGGCCCGGGACGATCTCCACGTCCACTCCCGCAGCCTTGAGCGGCACGACGATGTCGGAGAACAAGATCGCGGCATCCACATCATGGCGGCGGACCGGCTGCAACGTGATCTCCGCGAGCAACTCCGGCATGAAGCACGAATCCAGCATGGCGATGCCTTCGCGCGCGGCGCGGTATTCCGGCAGGGAGCGGCCAGCTTGCCGCATGAACCACACTGGGGTTCGCGACGGCGTGCGGCCGTAAGCGGCCTCCACAATGGGGGCTTGAGTCAGCTCACGTCGGGTCATGCAGTCCATTGTGGCCCATCGGGCCCGCAGGTGTCACAACCGGTCGACCCGCGGGAAGCGGCGTGCCCGCATGGAGAGAAACTCGATGAGCAACGACGCTCCGAGCATCAGCACCGTCGCCGCGATCGGCGGGATCGCCCCTGCCGCCGCC encodes:
- a CDS encoding DedA family protein codes for the protein MSHDSRDETQPLPGHEPDAGPETVTDTPSANEAEREWWEEPGMPWNTKPTKEDYWCLGWFGFVGIFGMALIPFRAWLLGLEPPILLALTGSRVGAASTGALVSEGEASGWIWYVLLGTLMAIKFDWVYWWGGKLWGRGMLDVQAENSKRMGKNIARVEGWFHKLGWLAVFLAYLPIPLPIKFVVLVLTGATGMSVKKMLVLDFLAKLAWTLLYFWLGWMIGHPVVYVLEQYAKVANWIAIGLLVVVFVGIFRRQSKNAPAA
- a CDS encoding protoporphyrinogen oxidase: MKIAIIGAGLAGLTVAYELRGTDAEVDVYEATDRIGGKLHTVAFEGGPTDMGAEAFMARRQDAVDFFTELGLEDSLVEPSGLRSLVWVDAEARQLPTGGIMGIPGSSETVAHLVSEETAKRIDDESTRPGFTWPAEGDLNVGALVRERYGDEVVDNIVSALLGGVYSCTADDLGVRATIPQLAAEFDRLAAESEGRTVHLSTAVKNLEEQQAAKRKELPTGHGAVFNAFREGYQEVYETLAEKSGADIYIDAFISGIERVDTESGENNSTNSENSTGSTGSFRLKGGEDTGYDHVVLAVPAPTAALLLKQIAPEASQSLSTVKLANSAVVGMRFATDKGLPENSGVLVATGAEDVRTKAFTFSSRKWPHLAERGGALVRASFGRFGDDIAIRASEDDLVDWALDDLQTITGFDGRGAGLEEIYVQRWFGGLPRFDEKHVATVGDVDKRLAAVDGISVTGAWAGGVGVPAVIAHARGVARKLAH
- the hemE gene encoding uroporphyrinogen decarboxylase, translating into MTRRELTQAPIVEAAYGRTPSRTPVWFMRQAGRSLPEYRAAREGIAMLDSCFMPELLAEITLQPVRRHDVDAAILFSDIVVPLKAAGVDVEIVPGRGPVLAQPVRTKEDVANLAVLDHEVEEVAQGISHILDELSDTQALIGFVGAPFTLASYLVEGGPSKNHEKTKAMMHGDPDTWHELMRRLIPTITAFLRTQVEAGIDAMQLFDSWAGFLTEADYRRHVLPYSTEILETVQGEIPRIHFGVATGELLGAMSEAGSEVMGVDWRVPLDRAAERFASPRVLQGNLDPALLFAGEGVVREEVARIKAEAARAIDAGTATGHIFNLGHGVMPETDAEAITEAVHIIHEEA